One stretch of Methylococcus capsulatus DNA includes these proteins:
- a CDS encoding sulfotransferase family protein: protein MFFNYQGFLKALYLSLFQRPFRLRRWFYVLFFSVLYLAFVAFVAVGRLLDHLFFPGFKRTRIERPVFVIAPPRSGTSFLQRLLCADEQRFVHWKMYQTIFPSICFQAVFNGLAWIDVKCGGVIWRLMQWCERKWFGGWDEMHRMRLDQPEEDQALFLYAFASEAIFMLFPFVVPLWEVGFPDALPPPSRRALMAYYRSCLQRHVYANGRGRTLLVKSTHASGAIESILETFPDARFITIVRHPDEAIPSHVSLFVPVWQAHSPEIEKDGDESKAYAALAAEWYRHLHRFRARVDPANFYSIDYRDLRADPAHTIATLYRHFGWDVSESYRARLREFTEQQHAFQSAHCYSLEEFGLSKQWIREELGPVIESYGLDGKAAAVQQPQGGGLRQTLAPDRYRQPPPLGQPAVIHGVQEAE from the coding sequence ATGTTCTTCAATTACCAAGGCTTCCTGAAGGCCCTGTACCTTTCGTTATTCCAACGGCCGTTCCGCCTCAGACGCTGGTTCTACGTGCTGTTCTTTTCGGTACTCTATCTGGCGTTCGTGGCTTTCGTGGCAGTCGGTCGCCTGCTGGACCACCTGTTTTTTCCCGGCTTCAAAAGAACCCGCATCGAACGACCGGTCTTCGTGATCGCCCCGCCCCGGAGCGGGACCTCCTTTCTGCAGCGCCTGCTTTGCGCGGACGAGCAACGTTTCGTGCACTGGAAGATGTACCAGACTATCTTTCCGAGCATCTGCTTTCAGGCCGTCTTCAACGGTCTGGCGTGGATCGACGTCAAGTGCGGCGGCGTGATCTGGCGCCTGATGCAATGGTGCGAGCGGAAATGGTTCGGCGGTTGGGACGAGATGCACCGGATGCGGCTGGATCAGCCGGAGGAAGACCAGGCGCTGTTCCTCTACGCCTTCGCTTCCGAAGCGATCTTCATGCTGTTTCCGTTCGTCGTGCCGCTTTGGGAGGTGGGTTTTCCCGATGCCCTTCCACCGCCATCCCGCCGCGCCCTGATGGCCTATTACCGCTCCTGCCTGCAGCGCCATGTCTACGCCAACGGCCGCGGGCGCACACTGCTGGTCAAGTCGACCCATGCTTCCGGCGCCATCGAATCGATTCTCGAGACGTTTCCGGATGCCCGCTTCATCACCATCGTGCGCCATCCGGATGAAGCCATCCCCTCCCACGTCAGCCTGTTCGTTCCGGTCTGGCAGGCCCATTCTCCGGAAATCGAAAAAGACGGGGACGAATCGAAAGCCTATGCTGCCCTGGCGGCCGAGTGGTACCGGCATTTGCACCGGTTCCGCGCGCGAGTGGACCCCGCCAATTTTTACTCCATCGACTATCGCGATCTCCGGGCCGATCCGGCTCATACGATCGCCACCCTCTACCGGCATTTCGGCTGGGACGTGAGCGAATCCTACCGGGCGAGACTGCGGGAGTTCACCGAACAGCAGCACGCGTTCCAGAGCGCCCATTGTTATTCGCTGGAAGAATTCGGCCTGTCGAAACAGTGGATACGCGAGGAACTGGGTCCAGTGATCGAAAGCTACGGCCTGGACGGCAAGGCGGCTGCCGTCCAGCAGCCACAAGGGGGAGGACTACGGCAGACGCTTGCGCCCGACCGCTACCGGCAGCCTCCCCCGCTCGGCCAGCCGGCGGTAATACACGGCGTGCAGGAGGCCGAGTAG
- a CDS encoding bile acid:sodium symporter family protein produces the protein MPHTLPIQPELLIRGLTLVSLGGLLLATGLRLEVAAVVAAIRSCRWSVVLPLNFIAVPLLACALARAFALPPEYAAGMLLLAAAPFAPVVPVFVKMARGDLALAAGLTAIFPLFAIFLTPLAFDAGFAALGGAATLRFSYLNLLTVLSCSVSMPLLAGMVLRFGLPGLASRLLRPLDVLAETAGAVSLAFVTWVESGTLLATGWKPLMAFILAGELSFCLGYVAGGPGSQGRRVIAFGTANRNIALAILIAVESFAGTQVAAVVVANGLALILLGLLHAVYYRRLAERGRLPVAVGRKRLP, from the coding sequence GTGCCCCACACTCTTCCAATACAGCCTGAGCTGCTGATCCGCGGCCTCACCCTGGTCTCCCTGGGAGGACTGCTGCTGGCGACTGGCCTGCGGCTCGAAGTCGCAGCGGTCGTGGCGGCCATCCGGAGCTGCCGGTGGTCCGTCGTTCTGCCGCTCAATTTCATCGCGGTTCCGCTGCTGGCATGCGCGCTGGCACGGGCTTTCGCCCTTCCTCCGGAATATGCGGCCGGGATGCTCTTGCTGGCGGCCGCACCCTTCGCCCCGGTGGTGCCGGTCTTCGTGAAAATGGCGCGGGGCGACCTGGCGCTCGCGGCCGGGCTGACTGCGATTTTCCCCCTCTTTGCCATTTTCCTCACGCCGCTGGCTTTCGATGCCGGTTTCGCGGCTCTGGGTGGCGCTGCCACGCTCCGGTTCAGCTATCTGAATCTTCTCACTGTGCTGTCCTGCTCCGTCAGCATGCCGCTCCTAGCAGGCATGGTACTCAGATTCGGACTGCCCGGACTGGCCAGCCGCCTCCTCCGGCCTCTGGATGTCCTCGCGGAAACGGCAGGCGCCGTGTCTCTGGCGTTCGTGACATGGGTCGAATCCGGGACTCTCCTCGCGACCGGCTGGAAACCCCTCATGGCATTCATTCTGGCGGGGGAGTTGTCATTTTGCCTGGGCTATGTCGCCGGCGGGCCAGGTTCACAGGGCAGGCGAGTGATCGCATTCGGCACAGCAAATCGCAACATCGCACTGGCTATCCTCATCGCCGTGGAGAGCTTCGCCGGTACCCAGGTGGCGGCAGTGGTGGTTGCCAACGGTCTTGCGCTGATCCTACTCGGCCTCCTGCACGCCGTGTATTACCGCCGGCTGGCCGAGCGGGGGAGGCTGCCGGTAGCGGTCGGGCGCAAGCGTCTGCCGTAG